In a single window of the Ancylobacter polymorphus genome:
- a CDS encoding PepSY domain-containing protein, whose product MILARALAPALALAALFAVPAFAQTPAPATGIEEALRIARDNGVAQVTKIELDDGKWEVEGMNASQRKIEIDIDPATGKVLKTETR is encoded by the coding sequence ATGATCTTAGCTCGTGCCCTCGCCCCGGCCCTCGCCCTTGCCGCGCTCTTCGCCGTGCCGGCCTTTGCCCAGACGCCGGCTCCGGCCACCGGCATCGAGGAGGCGCTGCGCATCGCCCGCGACAATGGCGTGGCCCAGGTCACCAAGATCGAGCTCGATGACGGGAAGTGGGAAGTGGAGGGAATGAACGCTTCCCAGCGCAAGATCGAGATCGACATCGACCCGGCAACCGGCAAGGTCCTCAAGACCGAGACACGCTAA
- a CDS encoding acetyl-CoA C-acetyltransferase, with protein MKDGIVIVGAARTAVGAFNGALSSLPAHDLGKIAIAAALERAGVAPGEVSETIMGQILTAGAGQNPARQASVAAGIPVESPAWGVNQLCGSGLRAVALGYQAILNGDSDIVVAGGQESMSQAPHCAHLRNGTKMGSLEMVDTMIKDGLWDAFNGYHMGTTAENVARQWQITRDEQDSFAVRSQNKAEAAQKAGRFKDEIVPVTIASRKGDIVVADDEYPRHGATIEAMTKLRPAFSKDGTVTAGNASGINDGAAAVVLMSAARAASAGKKPLARIVSWAQAGVDPAIMGSGPIPASRRALEKAGWSAADLDLIEANEAFAAQACAVNKDLGWDTDKVNVNGGAIAIGHPIGASGARILTTLLYEMEKRDAKKALATLCIGGGMGIAMCLQRD; from the coding sequence ATGAAAGACGGCATCGTCATTGTCGGCGCTGCGCGCACGGCGGTCGGCGCGTTCAACGGGGCGCTCTCGTCGCTGCCCGCCCATGATCTGGGCAAGATCGCCATCGCCGCCGCGCTGGAGCGGGCTGGCGTGGCGCCGGGCGAGGTGAGTGAGACCATCATGGGCCAGATCCTCACCGCCGGCGCGGGGCAGAACCCGGCGCGCCAGGCCTCGGTGGCGGCCGGCATTCCGGTGGAAAGTCCGGCTTGGGGCGTCAACCAGCTCTGCGGCTCGGGCCTTCGCGCCGTTGCGCTTGGCTACCAGGCGATCCTCAATGGCGACAGCGACATCGTGGTCGCCGGCGGCCAGGAATCGATGAGCCAGGCGCCGCACTGCGCGCATCTGCGCAACGGCACCAAGATGGGCAGCCTTGAGATGGTCGATACCATGATCAAGGACGGCCTGTGGGACGCCTTTAACGGCTATCACATGGGCACGACAGCTGAGAACGTCGCCCGCCAGTGGCAGATCACCCGCGATGAGCAGGACAGCTTCGCCGTCCGTTCGCAGAACAAGGCTGAGGCGGCGCAGAAAGCGGGCCGCTTCAAGGACGAAATCGTCCCGGTGACCATCGCTTCGCGCAAGGGCGATATCGTCGTCGCCGATGACGAATACCCGCGCCACGGCGCTACCATCGAGGCGATGACCAAGCTGCGCCCCGCCTTCTCCAAGGATGGCACGGTCACCGCTGGCAACGCCTCCGGCATCAATGACGGCGCCGCCGCCGTGGTGCTGATGTCCGCCGCCCGGGCCGCGAGCGCGGGAAAGAAGCCGCTGGCGCGCATCGTCTCCTGGGCGCAGGCCGGCGTCGATCCCGCCATCATGGGGTCGGGCCCCATTCCCGCCTCTCGCCGCGCGCTGGAAAAGGCCGGCTGGAGCGCCGCCGATCTCGACCTGATCGAGGCCAATGAGGCTTTCGCGGCGCAGGCCTGCGCCGTGAACAAGGACCTGGGCTGGGATACCGACAAGGTGAACGTCAATGGCGGCGCCATCGCCATCGGGCACCCGATCGGCGCCTCGGGCGCCCGCATCCTCACCACGCTGCTCTACGAGATGGAGAAGCGCGACGCCAAAAAGGCGCTCGCCACGCTGTGCATCGGCGGCGGCATGGGCATCGCCATGTGCCTTCAGCGCGACTGA
- the phaR gene encoding polyhydroxyalkanoate synthesis repressor PhaR, translating into MAKSTEPVTIKKYANRRLYNTGTSTYVTLEDLAQMVKNGEDFVVYDAKTSDDITHSVLTQIIFEQEGKGQNLLPINFLRQIIRFYGDSMQMLVPRYLDMSIENFSKEQNNLREHFTKTLGMGGMGGIGGFGMLEEQVRRNMEMFDRTFKMFLPNGRDEAPTAPAAPAAPQAGDFDELRRQVADMQKRLDKLGDGGKKD; encoded by the coding sequence ATGGCAAAATCCACCGAACCCGTCACCATCAAGAAATACGCGAACCGCCGCCTCTACAATACCGGCACGAGCACCTATGTAACGCTCGAAGACCTCGCGCAGATGGTCAAGAACGGCGAAGACTTCGTCGTCTACGACGCTAAGACTTCCGACGACATCACTCACTCCGTATTGACCCAGATCATCTTCGAGCAGGAAGGCAAAGGCCAGAACCTGCTCCCGATCAATTTCCTTCGCCAGATCATCCGCTTCTATGGCGACAGCATGCAGATGCTGGTGCCACGCTATCTCGACATGTCGATCGAGAATTTCAGCAAGGAACAGAACAACCTGCGGGAACACTTCACCAAGACGCTCGGCATGGGCGGCATGGGAGGTATAGGCGGCTTCGGCATGCTGGAAGAACAGGTGCGGCGCAACATGGAAATGTTCGACCGCACCTTCAAGATGTTCCTGCCCAACGGGCGCGACGAGGCGCCCACCGCACCCGCAGCGCCGGCCGCTCCGCAGGCGGGCGATTTCGACGAGCTGCGCCGACAGGTGGCGGATATGCAGAAGCGGCTCGACAAGCTCGGCGACGGCGGCAAGAAGGACTGA
- the rpmF gene encoding 50S ribosomal protein L32 codes for MAVPKKKTSPSRRGMRRSADALAKPTYIEDKDSGELRRPHHLDLKTGMYKGRQVLKVKAEA; via the coding sequence ATGGCAGTTCCGAAGAAGAAAACCAGCCCGTCGCGTCGCGGCATGCGCCGTTCCGCCGATGCCCTCGCCAAGCCGACCTATATCGAGGACAAGGATTCGGGCGAGCTGCGCCGTCCGCACCACCTCGACCTGAAGACCGGCATGTACAAGGGCCGTCAGGTGCTGAAGGTCAAGGCCGAGGCCTGA
- a CDS encoding invasion associated locus B family protein, which translates to MGRRTVRAALAGLAMALIGIGGANAQGAPKLVTQSGDWGVYLDTSGSGKICYALSQPKTRMPAGLKRDPAYFFISTRTAENVKGEVSVVMGFALKEGTDATLTIGTNNFDLYTRGTGAWVRNVAEEARLVDALRKGKDVVVKSTSARGNVTTDTYSLSGISAAIDRAAQECR; encoded by the coding sequence TGCGCGCCGCACTCGCCGGCCTGGCAATGGCATTGATCGGCATCGGCGGCGCCAATGCCCAGGGTGCGCCGAAGCTCGTCACCCAGTCGGGTGACTGGGGCGTCTATCTCGACACCAGTGGCAGCGGCAAGATTTGCTACGCGCTCTCCCAGCCCAAGACCCGCATGCCGGCAGGGCTGAAACGCGATCCCGCCTATTTCTTCATCTCCACCCGCACTGCCGAGAATGTGAAGGGCGAGGTCAGCGTGGTCATGGGCTTCGCGCTCAAGGAAGGCACGGACGCCACCCTGACCATCGGTACAAACAATTTCGACCTCTATACGCGCGGCACGGGCGCGTGGGTGCGCAACGTCGCGGAAGAGGCGCGGCTGGTGGATGCACTGCGCAAGGGCAAGGACGTGGTGGTGAAGAGCACCTCGGCGCGCGGCAATGTCACAACCGACACCTATTCGCTCAGCGGCATCTCGGCGGCCATCGACCGCGCCGCCCAGGAATGCCGCTGA
- the phbB gene encoding acetoacetyl-CoA reductase produces the protein MARVALVTGGTRGIGAAICEALKAAGYTVAANYAGNDAAAAAFTEKTGIPAFKWDVSDFAACQAGIAEVTEKVGPIDVLVNNAGITRDGMLHKMSPENWHAVINTNLTSVFNMCRNVIDGMRDRNYGRIVNISSINGQKGQMGQTNYSAAKAGEIGFTKALAQEVARKGITVNAICPGYIATEMVMAVPPDVLAKIVANIPVGRLGEAEEIARCVVFLAADEAGFITGSTLSANGGQLLS, from the coding sequence ATGGCGCGAGTTGCATTGGTCACGGGCGGCACGCGCGGTATCGGCGCGGCCATCTGCGAAGCCTTGAAGGCGGCGGGCTATACGGTAGCGGCCAATTACGCCGGCAATGACGCGGCGGCGGCGGCGTTCACCGAGAAGACCGGCATTCCAGCCTTCAAATGGGACGTGTCCGACTTCGCGGCGTGCCAGGCGGGCATTGCCGAGGTGACGGAAAAGGTCGGCCCGATCGATGTGCTGGTGAACAATGCCGGCATCACCCGCGATGGCATGCTGCACAAGATGTCGCCGGAGAACTGGCACGCGGTGATCAACACCAACCTCACATCGGTGTTCAATATGTGCCGCAACGTGATCGACGGCATGCGCGATCGCAATTACGGCCGCATCGTCAATATTTCGTCGATCAATGGCCAGAAGGGCCAGATGGGCCAGACCAATTATTCCGCCGCCAAGGCCGGCGAGATCGGCTTCACCAAGGCGCTGGCGCAGGAAGTCGCGCGCAAGGGCATCACAGTCAACGCCATATGCCCCGGCTACATCGCCACCGAGATGGTGATGGCGGTGCCCCCGGACGTGCTGGCGAAGATCGTCGCCAACATCCCCGTCGGCCGGCTCGGCGAGGCCGAGGAGATCGCGCGCTGCGTGGTGTTCCTCGCCGCCGACGAGGCTGGCTTCATCACAGGCTCGACCCTCTCCGCCAATGGCGGCCAGCTGCTGAGTTGA
- a CDS encoding alpha/beta hydrolase codes for MSRKSRRGSRSGFVWIVALALIAPVLAGCAARPGPDALSVIADEDVSISTHTLLVASARARDPRPGVFYSGERTPELSFAKVQVSVPPTHKSGMVEAPTKSPPNPATDMVVREAVYRETPKEFTADLKSELAKYPAGKRQAVIFVHGYNTLFSEALYRLTQMAEDSKATGVPVLFTWASRGEVADYVYDNNSATAARDRLEETIRLVFDSGADQVSIVAHSMGNWVTVEALRQIQISGKRLPVEKIGNIVLAAPDIDVDVFKSQLKRFGKPPKPFIVIVSSDDKALAFSNFIAGDKPRLGAYTQDTELVELGAVVVDMSKVKSVDGYNHAKFAQLAEMAPELRGLIARAAQGQSAPPSNVEVAGIRFVGLDRVRAAQVTSGLSVVQVPANGAVTGDAAVVTANSVAQP; via the coding sequence GTGTCGCGTAAGTCTCGTCGCGGATCGCGCAGCGGCTTCGTTTGGATCGTGGCGCTGGCGCTGATCGCGCCTGTTCTGGCTGGTTGTGCCGCGCGTCCGGGGCCGGACGCGCTCTCCGTCATCGCCGACGAGGATGTCAGCATCAGCACCCACACGCTGCTGGTCGCCTCGGCCCGTGCCCGCGACCCACGGCCGGGCGTGTTCTACAGTGGTGAACGCACGCCGGAACTGAGCTTCGCCAAGGTTCAGGTCAGCGTTCCGCCCACTCACAAGTCCGGCATGGTGGAGGCGCCGACCAAGTCGCCGCCCAACCCCGCCACGGACATGGTGGTGCGCGAGGCGGTCTATCGCGAGACGCCGAAGGAATTCACCGCCGATCTCAAGAGCGAACTGGCGAAATACCCGGCCGGCAAGCGGCAGGCGGTGATTTTCGTTCATGGCTACAACACGCTGTTCTCCGAGGCGCTCTATCGCCTCACCCAGATGGCCGAGGATTCCAAGGCCACGGGCGTACCGGTGTTGTTTACCTGGGCCTCGCGCGGCGAAGTCGCCGACTATGTCTATGACAATAACAGTGCCACGGCGGCGCGCGACCGGCTGGAAGAGACGATCCGCCTCGTCTTCGACAGCGGCGCCGACCAGGTGAGCATCGTCGCGCATTCCATGGGCAATTGGGTGACGGTCGAGGCGCTGCGGCAGATCCAGATTTCCGGCAAGCGCCTGCCGGTGGAGAAGATCGGCAACATTGTGCTGGCCGCGCCGGACATCGATGTCGACGTGTTCAAGAGCCAGCTCAAGCGCTTCGGCAAGCCGCCCAAGCCCTTCATCGTCATCGTGTCGAGCGACGACAAGGCGCTGGCCTTCTCCAACTTCATCGCCGGCGACAAGCCGCGGCTCGGGGCCTACACCCAGGATACCGAACTGGTGGAACTGGGCGCCGTCGTCGTCGACATGTCGAAGGTGAAGTCGGTCGACGGCTATAACCACGCCAAGTTCGCCCAGCTGGCGGAGATGGCGCCGGAACTGCGCGGCCTGATTGCGCGCGCCGCGCAGGGCCAGTCGGCGCCGCCATCCAATGTCGAGGTGGCCGGCATCCGCTTCGTTGGGCTGGACCGTGTCCGCGCGGCGCAGGTGACCTCGGGGCTGTCCGTGGTGCAGGTGCCAGCGAATGGGGCGGTCACGGGCGATGCCGCCGTCGTTACGGCCAATTCCGTGGCGCAGCCCTGA
- a CDS encoding biosynthetic peptidoglycan transglycosylase, translating to MGRVWSWAWKIAVVVVATPLVLGLLYNVLPAPSTLMLGRWVTGQRVERVWLPLDEISPTLIRSVLASEDARFCSHSGIDMVELQGVIDESDGLNAPRGASTITMQLAKNLFLWNGRSVIRKGLELPLALYLNAVMTKHRQLEIYLNIAEWGPDGEFGVEAGAQRAFGRSARDLTARQAALLAVMLPNPHNRNAGKPGRGLNRLAGNLQARIPREGPELTSCL from the coding sequence ATGGGTCGGGTGTGGAGCTGGGCGTGGAAGATCGCAGTCGTGGTGGTGGCGACACCGCTCGTGCTGGGTCTTCTCTATAATGTGCTGCCCGCGCCCTCCACGCTGATGCTCGGCCGCTGGGTCACCGGCCAGCGTGTGGAACGGGTGTGGCTGCCTCTCGACGAGATTTCGCCGACGCTCATCCGTTCCGTGCTGGCCTCGGAGGATGCGCGCTTCTGCTCCCATTCCGGCATCGACATGGTGGAACTGCAGGGGGTGATCGACGAATCGGACGGGCTCAACGCGCCGCGCGGAGCCTCCACCATCACCATGCAGCTCGCCAAGAACCTGTTCCTATGGAACGGCCGCAGCGTCATCCGCAAGGGGCTGGAACTGCCGCTGGCGCTGTATCTCAACGCGGTTATGACCAAGCACCGCCAGCTGGAGATCTACCTCAACATCGCCGAATGGGGGCCGGATGGGGAGTTCGGCGTCGAGGCCGGCGCGCAGCGGGCCTTCGGTCGCTCCGCCCGCGATCTGACGGCACGACAGGCGGCGCTGCTCGCGGTCATGCTGCCCAATCCGCACAACCGCAATGCCGGAAAGCCGGGACGAGGGCTGAACCGGCTGGCGGGAAACCTGCAGGCGCGCATCCCGCGCGAGGGGCCGGAGCTGACCTCCTGCCTCTAA
- the gloB gene encoding hydroxyacylglutathione hydrolase: protein MPAELRLIPCLADNYAVLLRDPVTEATAVIDVPEVAPVLAALEREDWTLTHILVTHHHTDHIAGVEALKERFGATVIGPRAERDTIPGLDFAVVDGDPVAVGGLVGRVMETPGHTKGHIVFLFEEERLLFAGDTLFVMGCGRPFECDPPVLWESLARLRTLPDDIAVYCGHEYTLSNARFALSVDPENAAIAARLKEIEAQRAAGMPTLPTSIGAEKATNPFMRADDPELAAHIGLPGAEPGAVFTELRSLKNSFRG, encoded by the coding sequence ATGCCTGCCGAACTGCGGCTCATCCCCTGCCTCGCCGACAATTACGCGGTGCTGCTGCGCGACCCTGTGACCGAGGCCACCGCCGTCATCGACGTGCCGGAGGTGGCGCCCGTTCTGGCCGCGCTGGAACGCGAGGACTGGACGCTCACCCATATTCTCGTCACCCACCACCACACCGATCACATCGCCGGCGTCGAGGCGCTGAAAGAACGCTTCGGCGCGACGGTGATCGGCCCGCGCGCCGAGCGCGACACCATTCCCGGCCTCGACTTCGCTGTGGTCGATGGCGATCCCGTCGCCGTCGGCGGGCTGGTGGGGCGAGTGATGGAGACGCCGGGCCACACCAAGGGGCACATCGTCTTCCTGTTTGAAGAGGAGCGCCTGCTGTTCGCTGGTGACACGCTGTTCGTCATGGGGTGCGGCCGCCCCTTCGAGTGCGATCCGCCCGTGTTGTGGGAATCGCTCGCCCGGCTGCGCACCCTGCCGGACGACATCGCGGTCTATTGCGGGCACGAATACACCCTTTCCAATGCCCGTTTCGCATTGAGCGTCGACCCTGAAAACGCCGCCATCGCCGCGCGGCTCAAGGAAATCGAGGCGCAGCGCGCCGCCGGCATGCCGACCCTGCCGACCAGCATCGGCGCGGAGAAGGCGACCAATCCTTTCATGCGCGCCGACGATCCCGAACTCGCCGCCCACATCGGCCTGCCTGGCGCCGAGCCGGGAGCGGTGTTCACCGAGCTGCGCAGCCTGAAGAACAGCTTCCGGGGCTGA
- a CDS encoding polyprenyl synthetase family protein yields MPPAENRPPLAVALAATADSVAAYIDDAIARSGAPGERLAMAMRHATLAGGKRLRPFLVIESAALFGVPSHAAMPAAAALECIHCYSLVHDDLPAMDNDDMRRGRPTVHRAYDEATAILAGDGLLTLAFEILADDATDTDPAVRLALIASLARAAGVAGMIGGQMLDLAAEGRFAKGVAHGVPLDLPADSIIELQAMKTGALLRQACEAGALLGRASPPERASLDRYARAVGRAFQIADDLLDVEGEAGLVGKAVGKDAAAGKATLVGKLGIEGARAELARLVGEAEAALAGFGSAATLLVEAAYFIADRRN; encoded by the coding sequence ATGCCCCCCGCCGAAAACCGCCCTCCCCTCGCCGTTGCACTCGCCGCCACCGCCGATTCCGTCGCGGCCTATATCGACGACGCCATCGCCCGCAGCGGAGCTCCGGGCGAGCGGCTAGCGATGGCAATGCGGCACGCGACCCTCGCCGGCGGCAAAAGGCTGCGCCCCTTCCTAGTGATCGAATCGGCGGCGCTGTTCGGTGTCCCCTCGCATGCGGCGATGCCGGCAGCGGCGGCTCTGGAGTGCATCCACTGCTACTCGCTGGTGCATGACGACCTGCCCGCCATGGACAATGACGATATGCGGCGCGGCCGGCCGACCGTGCACCGCGCCTATGATGAGGCCACAGCGATTCTGGCGGGCGACGGGTTGCTGACCCTCGCCTTCGAGATCCTGGCGGATGACGCGACCGACACGGATCCGGCGGTGCGCCTCGCGCTCATCGCCAGTCTGGCCCGCGCAGCGGGAGTGGCAGGGATGATCGGCGGGCAGATGCTCGACCTCGCCGCAGAGGGGCGATTCGCGAAAGGCGTGGCGCACGGCGTCCCGCTCGACCTGCCGGCCGATTCCATCATCGAGTTGCAAGCGATGAAGACCGGCGCGCTGCTGCGCCAGGCCTGCGAGGCCGGCGCGCTGCTGGGGCGGGCAAGTCCCCCTGAGCGCGCCAGCCTGGACCGCTACGCCCGCGCCGTCGGCCGCGCCTTCCAGATCGCCGACGACCTGCTCGATGTCGAGGGCGAAGCGGGGCTGGTGGGCAAGGCCGTGGGCAAGGATGCCGCCGCCGGCAAGGCCACATTGGTCGGAAAGCTGGGCATTGAGGGGGCGCGGGCAGAGCTTGCGCGGCTGGTTGGCGAGGCGGAAGCGGCCCTTGCCGGCTTTGGCAGCGCGGCCACACTTCTCGTGGAAGCGGCATATTTCATCGCCGATCGGCGCAATTAG
- the yddG gene encoding aromatic amino acid exporter YddG, whose product MPSSASTPARSLSRRTATLIGFSAILLWSTLALTTSSTGAVPPFLLTALTFAIGGAVGLVTAVARGVGLGVLRQPWPVWLHGVGGLFGYHFFYFSALKLAPPAEAGLIAYLWPLLIVLMSAFLPGEGLRPAHIIGALMGLAGTVVLLGARAGGFGFAPEYVPGYLAAALCAVIWSVYSVASRRFASVPTEVVAGFCLATAALSALCHVLFEPSVWPAGAGEWLAVVALGIGPVGIAFYTWDIGMKRGDIRLLGVMSYAAPVLSTLLLVLAGFAALSWSLGLACALIVGGAAVATLLARR is encoded by the coding sequence ATGCCCTCTTCCGCTTCCACTCCCGCCCGCTCCCTGTCCCGCCGGACGGCCACGCTGATCGGCTTCAGCGCCATTCTCCTGTGGTCGACGCTGGCGCTGACGACCTCCTCCACCGGCGCGGTGCCGCCCTTCCTGCTCACCGCGCTCACCTTCGCCATTGGTGGGGCGGTGGGGCTGGTCACGGCGGTGGCGCGCGGCGTCGGCCTCGGCGTGCTGCGCCAGCCCTGGCCGGTGTGGCTGCACGGTGTGGGCGGGCTGTTCGGCTATCATTTCTTCTATTTCTCGGCGCTGAAGCTGGCCCCGCCGGCCGAGGCCGGCCTCATCGCCTATCTCTGGCCGCTGCTCATCGTGCTGATGTCCGCCTTCCTGCCGGGGGAAGGGCTGCGGCCGGCGCACATTATCGGCGCGCTTATGGGGCTTGCCGGCACGGTGGTGCTGCTCGGCGCCCGGGCGGGCGGCTTCGGCTTCGCGCCGGAATATGTGCCGGGCTATCTCGCGGCCGCGCTGTGCGCGGTGATCTGGTCGGTCTACTCGGTCGCCTCGCGCCGCTTCGCCAGCGTGCCGACCGAGGTGGTGGCCGGCTTCTGCCTCGCCACCGCCGCGCTCTCGGCGCTCTGCCATGTGCTGTTCGAGCCGTCCGTATGGCCGGCGGGGGCAGGGGAGTGGCTGGCCGTGGTGGCGCTCGGCATCGGGCCGGTCGGCATCGCCTTCTACACCTGGGACATCGGCATGAAGCGCGGCGACATCCGCCTGCTCGGCGTCATGTCCTATGCGGCGCCGGTGCTCTCCACCCTGCTGCTGGTGCTGGCGGGCTTTGCCGCGCTGAGCTGGTCTCTGGGGCTCGCCTGCGCGCTCATCGTTGGCGGTGCGGCGGTGGCGACACTGCTGGCGCGGCGCTGA
- a CDS encoding cupin domain-containing protein — protein MRLNGLSAADIVAHLGLVPHPEGGHYRETFRDSHLTPDGRSASTAIYFLLAAGEVSHWHRVDAVEVWHWHAGAPLELSIAPGDAGPVVPHRLGPGLDAGEEPQRIVPRAAWQSARSLGDWTLVGCTVAPGFHFAGFELAAPGWSPG, from the coding sequence ATGCGGCTGAACGGGCTTTCCGCCGCCGACATCGTCGCCCATCTCGGCCTTGTCCCCCATCCGGAGGGCGGGCATTACCGTGAGACCTTCCGCGATTCCCACCTGACGCCGGACGGGCGCTCGGCCTCCACCGCCATCTATTTTCTGCTGGCGGCGGGGGAAGTCTCGCACTGGCACCGGGTGGATGCGGTGGAGGTGTGGCACTGGCACGCGGGCGCGCCGCTCGAACTCTCGATCGCGCCGGGCGATGCCGGGCCCGTGGTGCCGCATCGGCTCGGCCCGGGCCTCGACGCGGGCGAGGAGCCGCAGCGCATCGTCCCACGCGCGGCCTGGCAATCCGCGCGCAGCCTCGGCGACTGGACGCTGGTCGGCTGCACCGTGGCGCCCGGCTTCCATTTCGCCGGCTTCGAGCTGGCGGCGCCCGGCTGGTCGCCGGGCTGA